From a region of the Acidicapsa acidisoli genome:
- a CDS encoding HvfC/BufC N-terminal domain-containing protein, protein MRLLELQRRMAEDVRRPLTADFLMQETADDGASVSSIAASYIRPNDRLPSFERLEIYNRQYWFRLISAVSEDFPTLNALLGSRRFEQLILAYINENPSTSWTLRDLGAKLPQFLESHPEFAGRRHRLAVEVARLEWAYVDAFDRKHRTPLTAEEAQNIRPDSRLSLQPHLQLLELSYPVDTLVLAVKKGAPEAEIVSSAATRLEAKTSLKLPSMRQQRVWLAVHRYEDSVYYRRLRREAFLLLSSLHSGATVSEAVGHAFEKAKLNVEQQAEVLRESFVHASELGWFCLPEAKEDSRLLVM, encoded by the coding sequence ATGAGGCTCCTTGAACTGCAACGCCGGATGGCTGAGGATGTGCGACGGCCTCTAACGGCCGACTTCCTGATGCAGGAGACCGCGGACGACGGTGCGTCGGTCAGTTCCATCGCCGCAAGCTATATCAGGCCCAATGACCGGCTGCCCTCATTTGAGCGTCTGGAGATCTACAATCGGCAATACTGGTTCCGCCTCATCAGCGCGGTATCCGAGGATTTCCCTACGCTCAACGCCCTTCTTGGCTCGCGCCGCTTCGAACAGCTGATCCTCGCCTACATAAATGAGAACCCATCGACATCCTGGACGCTCCGGGACCTGGGCGCGAAGTTGCCGCAATTTCTGGAGTCGCATCCAGAGTTCGCGGGGCGGCGTCATCGCCTCGCGGTAGAGGTCGCGAGGCTTGAGTGGGCGTACGTCGATGCATTCGACCGAAAACACCGCACCCCACTGACGGCGGAAGAGGCGCAAAATATTAGACCGGACTCACGGCTGTCCCTTCAGCCGCATCTGCAGTTGCTTGAGTTGAGCTATCCGGTCGACACCTTGGTGTTGGCGGTAAAGAAAGGCGCTCCGGAGGCGGAGATCGTGAGCAGCGCTGCCACTCGGCTCGAAGCGAAGACTAGTCTAAAGCTACCCTCGATGAGACAGCAGCGGGTCTGGTTAGCGGTTCACCGTTATGAGGATTCCGTCTACTATCGGCGGCTTCGCCGCGAGGCTTTCCTGCTGCTGAGCTCTTTGCACTCCGGTGCGACTGTGTCTGAGGCCGTCGGGCATGCCTTCGAGAAGGCGAAGCTGAATGTCGAGCAACAGGCAGAAGTTTTGCGCGAAAGTTTTGTTCACGCCTCCGAATTGGGATGGTTTTGCCTTCCTGAGGCAAAGGAAGATTCCAGGCTTCTTGTCATGTGA
- the bufB gene encoding MNIO family bufferin maturase, whose product MPANRFNGYTDYGIGIGLRVPHYDHILSRKPVVDWFEIISENYMVDDGRPLRILDQILDQYRVVQHGVSMYFGSAQPLNRDHLKRIKELTKRTKTPWLSDHLCWGSVDGRYTHDLLPLPYTFEAIRITAERVRMVQDYLEIPVAVENVSSYAEYHDSEMTEWEFLNEVVHAADCGILLDVNNIYVSSQNHNFDPMDYVNSIPVERVAQIHLAGHSKFEKYTLDTHDHPVLDPVWRLYARAIERCGPTATLLEWDDNIPSFEEVHGEALKANRFLSAAEFENVPAELPLLEEAHV is encoded by the coding sequence ATGCCTGCTAATCGTTTCAATGGGTACACCGACTACGGTATCGGCATCGGCTTGAGAGTTCCGCATTACGATCACATCCTCTCCAGGAAGCCGGTGGTCGATTGGTTTGAGATTATCTCGGAAAACTACATGGTGGACGACGGCCGTCCGCTGAGGATTCTCGATCAGATTCTCGACCAGTACCGCGTTGTGCAGCACGGTGTCTCCATGTACTTCGGAAGTGCGCAACCGCTGAACCGCGACCACCTGAAGCGGATCAAGGAACTGACGAAACGAACCAAGACGCCTTGGCTCTCTGATCACCTTTGCTGGGGCAGCGTTGATGGCCGCTATACGCACGACCTGCTGCCTCTGCCGTACACATTCGAAGCCATCCGCATTACCGCCGAGCGCGTGCGTATGGTGCAGGACTATCTTGAAATCCCCGTGGCTGTAGAGAATGTCAGCAGTTACGCGGAGTACCACGATTCGGAAATGACGGAGTGGGAGTTTCTGAACGAAGTGGTGCACGCAGCCGACTGTGGCATCCTGCTCGACGTGAATAACATTTACGTTTCTTCTCAAAATCACAACTTCGATCCGATGGACTACGTGAATAGCATCCCCGTCGAGCGCGTCGCTCAGATTCACCTTGCCGGCCACTCTAAGTTCGAGAAGTATACGCTCGACACACACGATCATCCTGTCCTTGATCCTGTATGGAGGCTGTACGCTCGTGCGATCGAGCGGTGCGGACCCACCGCAACCCTTCTCGAATGGGACGACAATATTCCGTCGTTCGAAGAGGTCCACGGCGAAGCGCTCAAAGCGAACCGATTCCTGTCGGCCGCGGAGTTCGAGAACGTACCTGCAGAATTGCCCCTACTCGAGGAGGCACACGTATGA